The following coding sequences lie in one Lolium perenne isolate Kyuss_39 chromosome 2, Kyuss_2.0, whole genome shotgun sequence genomic window:
- the LOC127329210 gene encoding MEIOTIC F-BOX protein MOF-like, with product MVSSVEVESVPPTALPSRKRARRLDTAEDRLSDLPDCLLHAILARLQSRQAVQTSTLSRRWRHLWRSVPCVDIDQRQFPGSHVPGSRQRGRFEDFADSMLAFAGAAPSSRTPLDAFRLHLVDGGSASSDRWVRRGLKRRPATVDIRCSLGDFRGMVEWPPGHVNLAAAACRLTTLTLFGVTLRHGFAERLGALCPAIQDLRIDNCHHHSSHCTIVSPSLKFLTLFCRMSYPYSSAITLAIASPRLATLFLFVPFGGTGVHPVITAAPGHQALASLARASICIYDRDRPNKRPNKTKLEFLRSMRVFLARLSNVRILRLSGFTSKALLDHESQEFPTFQNLTTLVLRCCDVGAFNSQVLLRMLDSTPNLEKIGLYHCKVWMVDGTDDETEQKREPRALTHCGCKAMLEIHRIAGTDPIQRTEPFHETLRETNGRKRRSGRCSECGSFNHDICKCRDLGRG from the exons ATGGTCAGCAGCGTCGAGGTGGAGTCGGTGCCGCCGACGGCGCTTCCCTCGCGCAAGCGTGCCCGACGCCTGGACACGGCGGAGGACCGTCTGAGCGACCTGCCGGACTGCCTCCTGCACGCCATCCTCGCGCGCCTCCAGTCCCGGCAGGCCGTGCAGACGAGCACGCTGTCGCGGCGGTGGAGGCACCTGTGGCGCTCCGTGCCCTGCGTGGACATCGACCAGCGCCAGTTCCCCGGCAGCCACGTGCCGGGCTCCCGGCAGCGCGGGCGCTTCGAGGACTTCGCGGACAGCATGCTGGCGTTCGCCGGCGCCGCGCCGTCGTCACGGACGCCTCTGGACGCGTTCCGCCTGCACCTGGTCGACGGCGGGAGCGCGAGCTCCGACAGGTGGGTGCGCCGCGGCCTCAAGCGCCGCCCGGCCACCGTCGACATCCGCTGCAGCCTCGGCGACTTCAGAGGCATGGTCGAGTGGCCGCCGGGCCACGTCaacctggccgccgccgcctgccgccTGACGACGCTCACGCTCTTCGGCGTGACGCTGCGGCACGGCTTCGCGGAGAGGCTCGGCGCGCTCTGTCCGGCCATCCAGGACCTGCGCATCGACAACtgccaccaccactcctcccacTGCACCATCGTCTCGCCCTCGCTCAAGTTCCTCACGCTCTTCTGCAGAATGAGCTACCCCTATTCCTCCGCCATTACTTTGGCCATCGCCTCTCCTCGGCTCGCCACCCTCTTCCTCTTTGTTCCGTTCGGCGGCACGGGCGTCCACCCGGTGATCACTGCTGCTCCGGGACACCAGGCGCTGGCGTCGCTTGCCAGGGCGTCCATCTGTATATACGATCGGGACCGCCCGAACAAACGGCCCAACAAGACCAAGCTCGAGTTCCTGAGGTCCATGCGCGTCTTCCTCGCACGATTGTCCAACGTCCGGATCCTACGACTCTCGGGGTTCACCTCGAAG GCATTGCTGGACCACGAATCTCAAGAATTCCCGACGTTCCAAAACCTGACAACATTGGTTCTCCGCTGCTGTGATGTTGGAGCGTTTAACTCCCAGGTGCTGCTGAGAATGCTTGACAGTACCCCTAATTTGGAGAAGATTGGATTGTACCACTGCAAG GTTTGGATGGTTGATGGTACCGACGATGAAACTGAGCAAAAGAGGGAGCCACGTGCGCTGACTCATTGTGGGTGTAAAGCTATGCTTGAGATCCATCGTATTGCTGGTACGGATCCAATCCAGAGAACGGAGCCATTTCATGAGACACTCAGGGAGACCAATGGGCGAAAGAGGAGATCCGGGCGCTGCAGCGAATGTGGCAGTTTCAACCACGACATTTGCAAATGTCGTGATCTGGG GAGAGGTTGA